The genomic segment AGAACGCTCCCAGATTAAAAATCGGGAGCGCGCGATGAAGATGCTGACGGCACGACTGTTTGAGAAAAAACGGGAAGAACAAGAGAAAACGTTGGCCGCTATTCAAGGGGAACAAAAAGATATTGCATGGGGCAGCCAAATTCGTTCCTATGTTTTCCACCCATACAGTCTGGTAAAAGACCACCGGACCAATATGGAGGTAGGAAACGTTCAAGCAGTCATGGATGGTGATATTGATTCGTTTATCGATGCCTATTTGCGCGCGCAGATTAATCGTTAAACGAAACAATAGGCTTCAAGGCTTTTGGTATGGAAATCGATACGGTGGTTCCTTTGCCGACATCACTGGCGATGTCGATTGTACCGCCGTGATCGCGAATGATTTTTGAGCTTACCATTAACCCCAGGCCAGTTCCTGTTTCTTTTGTACTATAAAAAAGCTCTCCTAATCGGGGAAGCAGCTCGGCAGGGATGCCTTGTCCTTGATCGCTGATTCGGATGATTACATCGGAAGAGCGCTCTACAACCTTGATTGTGAGATTTCCACCTGACGGCATGGCTTCCATGCCGTTTTTTATGATGTTTATGAAGACTTGCTTGATTTGATATTCCTCACACAATATGAGGGACGTGACTTGAGGAAAATCAGTGAGAATGGACACATTTTTAAGAAGTGCTTGCGGTTCCAAAAGTTTAATGACAGACGAAAGCAATGGCAAAAGGCCGTTGGGAGCAAATCGCAACGCTTGCGGCTTCGCCATTATCAAAAGCTCACTGGTAATCGTAGTGATCCGATCGATTTCGGATCGCATAATTTGCAAGTATTGCTGATTGGCAAACTTGTCCCCTTCCATGAGTTGAATAAATCCTTTCAAGGCCGTAAGTGGATTGCGAATTTCATGGGCGATCCCCGCGGCAAGCTCACCTAGAACGGACAGCTTGTCAGAGTAACGAAGCAATTCTTCTGATTGCCGACGTTCTGTAATATCACGTGCGACAAAAACCGTGCTGAGAATACGACCGTTCGAACAAATATCAGGTGTTCCTTTCACATCGAACAGCAACATTCTACCGTCTGGGTGCAGGTAATGGTACTCGGCGTCGAGTGTGATCTTCTGCTTCATCATTTGAGCAAAATCGTTCTTGGCGTTGGCTACTTGCTCAGGATGAACCAAGATCGAAAAATGCTGGTTGATCACTTGATCAATCGTGAGGCCACTAACCGCCTGAACAGAAGGGGAAGCGTAGGTAATAATTCCATCCACATTTACGATAAAAATCAAATCCATAATGTTTTCGGATATTAACCGAAAGTTCTCTTGCATTTGGTGAAGAGCCTCTTCCATTTTCTTTTGCTGCGTGATGTTTTTGGCAATGGAATAGCGACTGATGATTTCGCCGTTTTGAAAAATGGGAAAGCTGGAAGCGATAATATCCACAACCTGCCCGTTTTTATGAAGCAATTGGTAATACTTATTTTTTCTGATTCCTGCAGAGAGGATTTGTTGTTTCTTACTGTCGAGACCTTCAGTAGAAGCGAGAATTTCCCAAATTTGCATGCGCAGCAATTCTTGAGAGGTGTATCCTACCAATGCTTCACCAGCAGCGTTTACGCCTGTGAATCTGCCCTGCATATCGAACATGAAAACAGCGTCAGGATTGTTGTGGAAGAGAGATGTATATAACTGTATCTGCGTGTCCATACCTATCCGCCTCTCTGTTGCTACTTGCTACCTTTGAATCGTTCGCTGTAGAAAGGAAAAATCCTACCAGACTAAAGTCTGTATTCATAATTATGTTATACTTCATGAAAGAATAAGGTCATGAAAAAGGAGAGAAACCGTCATGTTGTATGCCGCATTTTTGCCAATCGTGAATCAAGAGCTGAATGCTCAAGTAAGACCTGCGCATCTTACGTATATCAATGATTTGTACAAGCAGGGAAAAGTGCTCATGGCAGGACCCTTCACAGATAAGCTTGGCGGATTGGTTATTTACAAAGCGGATTCTCTGGAAGAAGCTCGTCAATTGGCTGAGGCTGATCCAGTTGTCGTGGAAGGTGCACGGACGTTGGAGTTACGTGAATGGAGCCCGTTGGAATTTCCTCTGTCCTAAATGGTTGTAGCAAGAATGAGAAGTGGTAGTCGGAGGCATACTTAGCGAAGAAATCCGAATAAAGGAGGGAACAGCCTTGAAACGTATTCCACTCGTTTTGACAGCGGCTGTACTCGCATTCTCGCTAAGTGCCTGTGGCGGAAATCAGCAAACACAGCCGCCAGCCAACCAACCAGCAACAGAGGCTCCGGCTACAGAAACTCCGTCAACCACGGCACCATCTGGCGGCTATGATGCAGCAACTGCAGAAACCATGTACAAAAATACCTGTTCAGGCTGCCACGGACAGACGTTGGAAGGGGCAGTTGGACCGAACTTGCAAAAGATCGGCAGCCAGTTGAACAAGGACGAGATCATGGGCATTTTGGAAAAAGGAAAAGGATCAATGCCTCCGGGTCTCGTCACCGGAAAAGATGCAGAAAACATCGCTGCATGGTTAGCGGACAAAAAGTAAACAGGGCAAGAAACCAGCGCTCGAGCAATCGGGTGCTTTTTTCTTTGGACGTAAAAAAGTTTTTTTGTTGTATTCTAAATGGATTTTTATTATTATTCATGTATAAAAATACAGTATGGAATAAAGGGGAGAGAGCATGGTTCGGGTCGGGATTGTTGGAGCAACGGGTTATGGTGGCGCGGAGTTGATCCGTCTTTTGGCTGGGCATCCGCATGTTGAGATTGCCAATTTATATTCAAGTTCATCAGAAGGAGAAGGCTTGGAAAAATCGTTTCCACATGCAGCAGGACTCGGGTTGCCCACATTGTCACCAATTGATGCAGACAGCATGAGCGGTGTGAACGATTTGATCTTCCTCGCTACGCCTGCGGGAGTAAGTAGCGGGCTATCTCCGAAGTTGGTCGAAAAAGGTGTAAAGGTCATTGATTTATCGGGGGATTTTCGTCTGGAAAATGGTGCGGTCTACAAAACGTGGTACAAACATGAGCCGGCCCCTTCCCAATGGGTAGAAGCAGCGGTTTACGGTTTAACTGAGTGGAATCAAGAGCAAGTGGCGGGGGCCAGTCTCATAGCAAATCCAGGGTGCTATCCCACTGCTACGCTCCTCGCCTTGCTACCGCTGGTGAAGACAGGTTGGGTACAGTCAGATAGTTGGATCGTCGATGCCAAATCAGGTGTGTCCGGCGCTGGACGTGGAGTATCGCTCGGTGTTCATTACAGCGAGATTAATGAAAGCATTCATGCTTATAAAGTGGCGAGTCATCAGCATACACCAGAGATTGAACAGGAGCTGCAAAAACAGAGCGGGGAAGAGACGCTTGTTCAATTTACGCCGCATCTGGTGCCGATGACCCGAGGGATTTTAGTCACAGCTTACGGACAACTTACCACTGATGTCACACAAGCGCAAATTCAGGAGCTATACGAAGCTGCTTATGCGGATAAGCCATTTGTGCGCGTACGTCCTGCAGGCAGTCATCCACATACGAAAGAAGTTTATGGCTCCAATTATTGCGATATCGCCATCCATGTTGATCAGCGCACGAAGCGTGTCATCTTGCTGTCGGTAATCGATAATATGATGAAGGGCGCAGCCGGTCAAGCCGTACAAAACATGAATGTCATGTTTGATTTGCCTGAAAAAACGGGTTTGCCACTCGTACCTGTATACCCGTAGAGGAGGAGAGCAGATGCAAGGAATTGTCGTGATCAAATGTGGCGGAAGCACCATGGATCAGCTGCCTGACTCCTTCTTTCAGGCGATTGCCGGACTGCAGGCACAGGGACAAGAGATCGTCATCGTCCATGGGGGCGGACCTGCCATTAACAGTATGCTCGATCGAGTTCAGATCACTCCGCAATTTGTCGATGGGCTTCGTGTTACCTGCGAGGACACGCTGCGTGTTGTAGAGATGGTCTTGTGCGGCAGTATCAACAAGGCGCTGGTAAAAAGGCTGACACAGGCAGGAGCCAAGGCTTGGGGAGTTAGTGGCATCGATGGTCAGACTCTTTTAGCAACAAAAACACCCAAGCCACTCGGATGGGTAGGAGAAATCAAAAAGGCTGATACGACCATTCCGAAAGCGATTCTTGGGCAGGGCTACGTCCCGGTGATTGCTCCCCTTTCCGTTAGTGAAGATGGCACAGAGACATTTAATGTCAATGCTGATGTAGCCGCAGGAGCGATTGCAGCAGCACTCAGCGCCGAAAAGCTGATCATGGTGACAGACGTTCCGGGCATTATGCAGCCACAGCCAGACGGAACCAAGGCAGTAGTGCCAGCAACAAGTGCAGAAGAGATACAGGAAATGATTCGGGCAGAGATTATTACTGGCGGAATGATTCCGAAGGTTCAGGCAGCTCTCGACGCTCTCGGACAGGGCGTGGAGCAGGTTGTCATCTGCCGGGGAACCGCTGATGATCTGCTCGGTGTTTGTGCGGGGCAGGCAGTTGGGACAACAGTCCGTATGAATGTCAATTACGTTTAGGTGAGGAGGGAAATGAATATGCATACAACAACAGCGCCTGTACATCTCATGAATAACTATGCGAGATGGCCAATCAGTTTGGTAAAAGGACAAGGAAACCAGGTGTGGGATGATCAAGGCAAGCAATATCTCGATTTTACCTCAGGAATTGCTGTGACCTCGTTAGGGCATGTTCCGCCAAAAGTAACGGCAAAGCTGCACGAGCAGCTCGATACGTTGTGGCATTGCTCGAATTTGGTGCATGTTCCTCAGCAAGAGATTTTGGCGGAAAAGCTGAGCCGTCTGTCTGGACTGGATCAGGCTTTTTTCTGCAACAGTGGAGCGGAGGCGAATGAAGGCTTGATCAAGCTCGCCCGCCGCTATGCACAAAAAGTAAAAGGGACCGATCGTTACGAAATCATCAGCTTTGAACAGTCTTTTCATGGACGGACATTGGCTACCCTGACGGCTACCGGACAGGAAAAGGTGAAGGACGGATTCGCGCCATTGCCGCAAGGATTTGTCACCGTTCCTTACAACGACCTTGATGCAGTCAAGTCAGCAATTACAGACAAGACATGCGCGATCATGCTGGAGCTGGTTCAGGGAGAAGGCGGTGTACATCCAGCGGAAGAGGCGTGGGTGAAGGCGCTGCGTGAATTGTGCGATACACACGGATTGCTGCTACTGGTAGATGAGATACAGACGGGGATTGGGCGCACGGGTACATGGTTTGCCTTCCAGCACTATGACGTGAAGCCAGATGCGATTTCATTGGCAAAAGGCTTGGGAAGTGGTTTCCCGATTGGAGCGGTAGTCGCGACCAAAGAAGTAGCAGAAGCGTTTGCTCCAGGTACGCATGGCACTACTTTTGGCGGGAATCCATTGGCAGCAACCGCTGGAATCGCGACGCTTGCGACGATGGAAGAGGAGCAGATTTTGGAGCGGGTAGCCCATATCCATGACGTATTGATCAAAGAGCTGGAGAAGCTCAAGGCAGAGCATCCAGACAAAGTGGTTACGGTTCGGGGAAAAGGGTTGCTTCTCGGTGTGGAGCTAACGATTCCTGCTGGTGAGCCGGTCGCGTATGCACGGGAAAAAGGAGTCATTCTGCTGATGGCTGGCCCGCAGGTAGTGAGACTCTTGCCTTCGTTTGTGACGACAGATGCTGAAATAAAGCAAGCCATTACTGTATTAAGCGAGGCGCTGTCGCAGGTTTAGATAAAAAAAGCATAAGATGCAACGAGTGGAAGTGGTCAAAAACTCGTTGCATTTTTATAATCCCAAATGTATATTAATACAAAAGGTTGCATAAATTTTCGGTAAAGAGCGATCAGGCCGGTGCCCATTGGAGAGGAGTGGATTCATAGATGGATAGAGAGAATCAATCGTTAGGAACAGGATATTTAACGCTGGAGAGCGGCGAGGTTTTTACAGGAAAGCTGTATGGCGCCCCCATTAACGGATTCGGAGAAGTGGTTTTTCATACAGGAATGACGGGATACCAAGAGGTGATGACAGACCCTTCTTTTGCAGGGCAAATCGTTACCTTCACGTATCCCTTGATCGGAAACTACGGGATCAACGAAAAGGATTATGAGGCAGCCAAGCCAGCGTTGACAGGGATGATTGTCAGCGAGCTATGCACGGAACCAAGCCATTACGAATCAAACATGACGTTGGCCCAAGCGGCAGAAGCATTTGGATTCCCGATCCTTGCGGGGATTGATACGCGAACGATTACCAAGCGCGTCCGTCAAGACGGTACGGTATTCGGGGTCATTTCCGATCAGCCTATGCAGGTAGAGGAAGTGGTGTCGCTGCGCTACAAGCACGCCAAGAAATCATTAGTTGCCAACGTATCCAGACAACAAGTGGAACGTTATCCGGGAACAGGCGAGCATGTCGTCTTGATTGACCTCGGCATGAAGCAATCGATTTTGGATGCCCTTCTCCAACAGGGCTGCCGTGTCACGGTCGTTCCCTTTGATACGAGTTTTGCCCAAATCAATGCTCTCGCACCAGACGGCTTACTGTTTTCGAATGGGCCTGGCGATCCGGAGCACTTGCTTGCGTATTGCAGCGAATGGCGCAAAGCCGTGGAGCAGTACCCGACATTGGGCATTTGTTTGGGGCATCAAGTATTGGCGTTGATGTATGGCGGCAAGACAGAAAAGCTCGCATACGGTCACCGCGGCAGCAATCATCCAGTCAAGGATCTGATGACTGGCAAAGTATATATGAGTTCACAAAATCATGGGTATGTGGTCAAGGAAGAATCTCTGGATAAACGTCAGTTAACGGTTTCCTATCGCAATGTCAATGACGGTTCAGTCGAAGGACTGCGTCACGTCAGTTTGCCTGTTTTCAGTGTCCAGTTCCATCCGGAAGCACATCCGGGCCCGAGTGATACATCCCACATTTTCCACCAATTCTTGCAGTCGATGCGCGTAGTAGGAGCGAAGAGATATGCCTAAATTGCCACACATTCATAAAGTATTGGTCATTGGTTCTGGCCCGATCGTCATCGGGCAGGCAGCGGAGTTTGATTATGCAGGCGCACAGGCTTGCCTTTCCCTAAAAGAAGCTGGCGTGCAGGTCGTGCTGGTGAATAACAATCCGGCAACGATTATGACAGACGAACAAGTAGCGGACAAAGTATATCTGGAGCCGCTCACGGTGGAATCCGTGACAGCTATTATCGCAAAAGAGCGTCCCGATGGCCTCTTGCCTACGCTAGGCGGCCAAACGGGACTTAATCTTGCTGTTTCGCTGGCAGAAGCGGGCGTGCTGGAAACGTACAGCGTCCAACTGTTGGGTACGCCGCTGGCTGCCATTCAAAACGGGGAAGACCGTGAGCTGTTCAAGCAATTGATGCAACAAATCGGAGAGCCTGTTCCTGAGAGCGATACAGTCGAATCTGTAGAAGCAGCCATCGAGTTTGCGAACGCTATCGGCTATCCAGTGATCGTGCGTCCTGCTTATACACTCGGAGGAGCAGGTGGCGGGATCGCAGGAGATGAAGCGACCTTGCGAAAGGTTGCAGCCGGTGGCATTGCGGCTAGCCCAATCGGTCAGGTACTGATTGAGCGCAGTGTAAAAGGCTGGAAAGAGATTGAATACGAGGTCATGCGGGACGCAAATGATACCTGCATGATTGTGTGCAATATGGAAAATTTGGATCCGGTAGGGATTCATACGGGAGACAGTATTGTCGTCGCGCCATCTCAGACGCTGACAGATCGCCAGTACCAAATGCTGCGCAGCGTATCAACGAAAGTAATTCGTTCGCTTGGGGTAGTCGGCGGTTGCAATATTCAATTTGCGCTTGATCCGAATTCTGATCGGTATGTGCTGATCGAAGTAAATCCGCGGGTAAGCCGTTCAAGTGCGTTGGCGTCCAAAGCAACAGGCTATCCAATCGCGCGGATCGCCGCCAAGCTCGCATTGGGCTACGGACTGGATGAGGTACTCAATCCAATCACGGGATATACGTACGCTAGCTTTGAACCAGCGTTGGACTACATCGTTGTCAAAATCCCGCGCTTCCCGTTTGACAAATTCCCACTGGCAGACCGCAAGCTGGGAACGCAAATGAAAGCGACTGGCGAGGTCATGTCGATCGCCCGCAATCTGGAAGCAGGACTTTTGAAGGCAGTTCGTTCTCTAGAACAGGGCTGCACACATTTGACTCGACCAGAGCTGGCATCCTGGACGCATGAGGAGCTTGCACATTCCTTGCAGGAAGCAACTGATATCAGACTGTTTGTTTTTGCCGAGGCGATCCGCAAAGGCTTTACAGAAAGTGAGCTGCACAGCCTGACTGGTGTCGATCCGTTTTTCTTGCGGAGCTTGCGTAAAATCGTGGACTTGGAAGTAGAGCTGTCTTGCCACGACAGGAAAACACTGACCCCAGAGCTGTTGTTGGAAGCAAAGCGTCGCGGGTTTGCCGATGAAACCATCGCTTCACTGGTTGGTGCAACACCTGCCGAAATCAAATCACTTCGTCAAGAATCGGGCATTACGCCTACTTATAAAATTGTGGACACTTGTGCAGCAGAATTCGACGCCCAAACCCCTTACTACTATTCGGATTGGCAAGGAATAGATGAGGTCGAGCCACTGTCTGGCCGAAAAGTATTGGTACTTGGCTCAGGTCCCATTCGCATCGGTCAGGGTATCGAGTTTGACTACTGCTCCGTGCATGCAGCCAAAGCGCTTCAGGCAAGCGGTATTGCGGCTGTCGTTGTGAACAACAATCCAGAGACGGTCAGCACTGATTATGAAACTGCCGACCATCTTTATTTTGAACCGCTTCACGTAGAAGACGTGCTGCATATCGCAGAACGCGAACACGTTGAGGGCGTCATGGTTCAGTTCGGGGGTCAAACCGCGATCAATCTGGCGGCCAAGCTGGAGCATGCGGGGCTGAAAGTAATGGGGACGTCACTTACAGCCATCGAACGCGCGGAGGATCGCGAGCTGTTCTACGCCATGCTGCGCAAGCTGGACATTCCGCATATCCCTGGTAAAGGAGTCTCGTCCTTGGAGGATGCGACCGCGATTGCGGAGGAAATCGGCTTCCCTGTTTTGATGCGACCTTCGTACGTCATCGGCGGGCAAGGCATGGTAGTCGTCCACAATATCGAGGAGCTGCAAGCTACTATTCACGACTGGTTGAACCATCCGGACATGAGCATGTTTTTCCCACTCCTCGTGGATAAATACGTTCCAGGCAAGGAAGCAGAAGTAGATGCGGTATGCGACGGACAATCTGTCATCATCCCAGGGATTTTCCAGCATGTGGAGAGAGCGGGCATCCACTCAGGCGACAGTGTAGCCTTGTTCCCGGCTCCTCAGCTGACGGATGACATCAAGCACAAAATCGCCAGCTATACAGAAGCAATCGCGAGGGAAATGGAAGCGGTCGGGTTAATCAATATCCAGTTTGTCATTGATGGCGAAACGGTTTATGTACTGGAGGTCAATCCTCGTGCTTCACGGACCGTACCGATTACGAGCAAAGTGACTGGCATCCCGATGGTTCAACTGGCAGTTCGCGCACAATTGGGTGAAAAGCTGTCGGAGATGGGCTACGGTACAGGGCTTTTGCCAGAGATTCCTTTTGCAGTGGTCAAGGCACCGGTTTTCTCCACGATCAAGCTGAACGGCGTAGACCCGGTACTAGGTCCAGAGATGAAATCGACGGGGGAAGTCCTCGGCTTGGGGCATTCTTTCGAAGAGGCAGCAGGCAAAGCCTTTGCTTTCAAGGACAATTTGTACGGCGACTGGCAAAAAGGTCAGTTGGTCATGATTTCTCTGGCAGATGGAGATAAGCAGGACGGCGTAAAAGAATCAATCGGACAAATTCAAGCAGACGGTGCCAAACTGGCGGCGACTCCGGGAACGGCCGAGTGGCTTGAAGCCGAAGGAATTGGCGTGAAGCACATCGTGGCAGATGAAGCGGCGTGGATCGAGCTGTTGCAAAAAGAAGAAGCGGCTTTCGCTCTCGTTACTGCGACGAAAGGCAATCGTCAGGGCCGGACAGGATTTGCTCTGCGAAGCCGTATGGTGCAACAAGGTGTGCCATTGTTCTCCGCTGTCGATACGTTCGAGTTATATGTGAAGTCTATTATGAAGAAAAGAGGTGGCTCGCATGCAGCCAGTGAAGATATTGGAACACTTTCAAAACTTGCCGTTACAAAAGCATAAAGGAAAAGATTTCTTGCGCGTCGATGAATTCAACGGGGAAGAATTGATGGAGCTGCTCCATCTGTCTGCTCACGTCAAGCAATTGCAAAAGCTGGGACAGCCATTCCAGCCTTTGCAAGGCAAGACGTTGGGGATGATCTTTGACAAGGCTTCGACCCGCACGCGCGTCTCCTTTGAAGTAGGGATGCATCAGTTGGGCGGCTTGGGGATGTTCATGAGTGGAAAAGAGCTACAGCTCGGACGCGGGGAGCCGATCAGCGACACAGCGAAAGTTCTCTCTCGGTACGTGGATGCCATCATGATTCGCACCTTTTCCCACTCCTATGTAGAAGAGCTTGCTGAGCACGCGTCGATCCCTATTATCAATGGCTTGACCGATCTGTACCATCCTTGCCAGGCGTTGGCTGATCTGCTGACGATCTGGGAGCATAAAGGCAAGCTGAAAGGAGTCAAGCTCGCCTATGTAGGAGATGGCAACAACGTGGCGAACTCACTGGTGCTGGGCGCAGCTCTGCTAGGCCTGGATGTGAGAGTGGCGACTCCGGCAGGCTACGAAATGGATGCAGCAATTGTCGCAAAAGCTACAGAATATGCGAAACAAAGCGGTGGAAAAATGATGGTGACCACCGATCCGACAGAGGCTGTCATGGGGGCAGATGCTGTATACACGGACGTTTGGACTAGTATGGGTTTTGAAGAAGAAAATGAGATACGATTGAAAGCATTTGCCGACTATCAAGTGAACGAAAAATTGGTAGCAGCGGCAAATCGTGATTATCTCTTCTTGCACTGCTTGCCAGCGCATCGTGGGGAAGAAGTGACAACCGGGGTCATCGACGGATCGCGCTCTGTTATTTTTGATCAGGCTGAAAATAGATTGCACGCACAAAAGGCGATATTGGCGGCGCTGGTGTGAACATAGTTCTAGTTAAATAGAACTAGCTGTAATTAAATCGAATAGACTATGAATCTATGATTGCCGAATTTTGTCACTTATGTGTAAAATAAAGGTAGGAAAGAAGCAAGGAAGTACGGACTGTATCTGGTCGCTTGGTCCGTATGGAGCCAGTAGCGAATCCAACCTTTTCCGTAATGGAAAAGGAAAGGGGAGCAGGGGCTGTACTTGGTCGCTTGGCCTCTGCATCACGGACAGTAGCGAAGCCAGCTTTCTCCACTATGCCTGAAGGGGGGAAAAGAAAATGAAAAAATGGTTCGCAGCAATTATGATGGTGGTAGCAATCGTAGCAGCTACTTCTGCAAACTTCCATATTGGATAAATAAGCGTAATGGAGAAACAAACACCGCTTGGCTGAGTGGTGTTTTTTCTTCAAGCTTGGAGGAAACAACATGCTATTGGATGTAATTGCCCTATCTTTTCTCGTAGCATTGCTGCGAGGGGGAAGAATCAAAGAATTACCTAAATTCAACCAAATGAAACTTCTTATCGTTACTATATTGCTGCAGGCTTGTGCAGTCTTCTTCCCTACGATCGGTGGCATTTTCATATCGATCGCGTATGTGTTTATTTTGGCCTTCCTCGTTTTTAATCGAGAATTTGAAGATATGCGGATTTTTTTAATCGGCTGGTTTCTGAATGCGATTGCAATTTGGTCTAACAATGGAAAAATGCCAATCGATTTAGTTCAAGCAGCAAAGCTTCCTTATGATTTAGAGCCAGTTATAAACGGGACGAATTTCAAGCATAGTGTATTGACGGAAAGTTCAAATTTTCCGTTTTTGACGGATGTCATTTACATGCCATCTTTCATTCCTCGGATTATTAGCATCGGCGATATTTTTATTATGTTAGGTGCCTTTTTACTTGTTCAGCGATTGATGAATAAACCGATTTCATTACTACAACTTCGCGAAGGTAAAAGTTATGCGACAAAAAACTGATTATGCGGTTTGGATAAAAGGGATTGTTGTACAGGTTGGATTTGTCATTGCAGCAATCTATATTTTTTACACATCTTCATCTGAATGGGCTGCTCGTGAGCATTGGGGGGTATTATCTACCTACACCCTCCTGACCATTTTTTCCTGTTTTGCTCCCGTGCGTATATCTAATACGATTTTAACAGTGAACAATGCTGTAATCTTTTCGGGTATCTTGTTGTACGGAGTCTGGGTCGGAGTATGGGCTGCTGTTATTGAATCTTTAATCATTGCTTTCCTGGTAAGGTTTAATCCGCTAAAAGCTATTATTAACATTGGGCAATTGTTAATGACAATATGGACAGTAGCGTTTTTGAAGGATTGGATCGAGGGCTTCGGAACTGTTTCTCCCATTATTAGCGATTTGTTTTTGGCTGTTGTGTATTGGTTTGTGAACCTGACTTTATGTGGATTGGGTATCTCCTATTTTCATCAAATGACATGGGCGCGAACCGTAAAGATGATGGCAAAAGGCTTTACCTCGACTTACTTGTTGCTTTTAATTCTAGCCGGAGTAGGTTCACGATTAGTAGAGTTATATGGTCCGTTAACGCTAATTCCTATGATGATTGCGTTTATTACGATCAGCTACGTCTTTCATCATTACTATGACAATCTTCAAAGGCTTCAGCAAAAAGTAGAAGAGGTCAAATCATTCAATCACAACTTCTTAACGACGATGGCTGCTTCCATTGACGCACGAGATCGATACACAAGTGGACATTCTCAGCGTGTAGCTTACTGGGGAAGAGAAATTGCGAGAGATATTGGTTTGGCCGAACGAAAAGTGGAGGATGTTTATATCGGGGGAATCCTGCACGACATTGGAAAAATCGGCATCGAAGACGAAATTCTCAATAAAAAAGGAAAGCTGACCCCGGAAGAGTACGACAAGATCAAGCAGCACACGGTCATTGGCTACGAAATTATTTTGCAAGCAGGGATGTTCAATGAATTGCTTCCTGCGATCCGCTCCCATCATGAGCGAATAGACGGAAGGGGATATCCGGATGGTTTAGCCGGGGATGAGATTCCGCTGATGGCGAGAATTTTAGCCATTTCAGATGCTTTCGATGCGATGGTCGCGGACAGGCCATATCGAAAAGGTTTGCCTGTGGAGGAAGCGCTTCAAGAAATCAGACGGGGCTCCGGTACCCAATTTGATCCGATATTGGCGGAGCATTTTATCAGAATCGTTCAGCGACTGCCGTACGAAGAGTTGCAGAGCATTATCGGAATAGAGTCCATCCCACAAAAACAGTTACAGGAGGCAATGAGATGAACTGCCCCTTGTAACTGTTTTTATTCGTTTACGACCATATGCGGACGAGCTCTCTGGTTTCTAAATGGCAGGTAAGCTTGAATACATCTGGATTGCTTAATTTCTCCCAATCGTGAAAGCCAAAGCGGTCATCAATTGATTTCATGAGCAAGGCCAGCAGGCATCCATGGCTAACAAGCACAATTTCTTTATGCGTATCTGCCAAAATCTCAGTGAGCAACGAATTTGCCCGATTTATAGCAGTAAGACTGGATTCGCCCCCTTCGAATGCAAGAGTCAAGTCATCGAACGTATCGCGCAGTCGCTCGAACCAATCCTCACGTGGTATTTCGCTAAGGACGCGCTCGACCAAACGCGTGTCTTCTTCAACTACGATTCCGCGTTCCTGTGCAAGTGGCTGGATGCTGGCAATTGCCCGATGATACGGACTCGAAATGATTCGATCAATGTGGGAACTTGCGAAGAAGGAGG from the Brevibacillus brevis genome contains:
- the cccB gene encoding cytochrome c551, whose product is MKRIPLVLTAAVLAFSLSACGGNQQTQPPANQPATEAPATETPSTTAPSGGYDAATAETMYKNTCSGCHGQTLEGAVGPNLQKIGSQLNKDEIMGILEKGKGSMPPGLVTGKDAENIAAWLADKK
- the argC gene encoding N-acetyl-gamma-glutamyl-phosphate reductase; protein product: MVRVGIVGATGYGGAELIRLLAGHPHVEIANLYSSSSEGEGLEKSFPHAAGLGLPTLSPIDADSMSGVNDLIFLATPAGVSSGLSPKLVEKGVKVIDLSGDFRLENGAVYKTWYKHEPAPSQWVEAAVYGLTEWNQEQVAGASLIANPGCYPTATLLALLPLVKTGWVQSDSWIVDAKSGVSGAGRGVSLGVHYSEINESIHAYKVASHQHTPEIEQELQKQSGEETLVQFTPHLVPMTRGILVTAYGQLTTDVTQAQIQELYEAAYADKPFVRVRPAGSHPHTKEVYGSNYCDIAIHVDQRTKRVILLSVIDNMMKGAAGQAVQNMNVMFDLPEKTGLPLVPVYP
- a CDS encoding YciI family protein; translated protein: MLYAAFLPIVNQELNAQVRPAHLTYINDLYKQGKVLMAGPFTDKLGGLVIYKADSLEEARQLAEADPVVVEGARTLELREWSPLEFPLS
- the argB gene encoding acetylglutamate kinase — protein: MQGIVVIKCGGSTMDQLPDSFFQAIAGLQAQGQEIVIVHGGGPAINSMLDRVQITPQFVDGLRVTCEDTLRVVEMVLCGSINKALVKRLTQAGAKAWGVSGIDGQTLLATKTPKPLGWVGEIKKADTTIPKAILGQGYVPVIAPLSVSEDGTETFNVNADVAAGAIAAALSAEKLIMVTDVPGIMQPQPDGTKAVVPATSAEEIQEMIRAEIITGGMIPKVQAALDALGQGVEQVVICRGTADDLLGVCAGQAVGTTVRMNVNYV
- a CDS encoding aspartate aminotransferase family protein gives rise to the protein MHTTTAPVHLMNNYARWPISLVKGQGNQVWDDQGKQYLDFTSGIAVTSLGHVPPKVTAKLHEQLDTLWHCSNLVHVPQQEILAEKLSRLSGLDQAFFCNSGAEANEGLIKLARRYAQKVKGTDRYEIISFEQSFHGRTLATLTATGQEKVKDGFAPLPQGFVTVPYNDLDAVKSAITDKTCAIMLELVQGEGGVHPAEEAWVKALRELCDTHGLLLLVDEIQTGIGRTGTWFAFQHYDVKPDAISLAKGLGSGFPIGAVVATKEVAEAFAPGTHGTTFGGNPLAATAGIATLATMEEEQILERVAHIHDVLIKELEKLKAEHPDKVVTVRGKGLLLGVELTIPAGEPVAYAREKGVILLMAGPQVVRLLPSFVTTDAEIKQAITVLSEALSQV
- a CDS encoding PAS domain-containing sensor histidine kinase, which codes for MDTQIQLYTSLFHNNPDAVFMFDMQGRFTGVNAAGEALVGYTSQELLRMQIWEILASTEGLDSKKQQILSAGIRKNKYYQLLHKNGQVVDIIASSFPIFQNGEIISRYSIAKNITQQKKMEEALHQMQENFRLISENIMDLIFIVNVDGIITYASPSVQAVSGLTIDQVINQHFSILVHPEQVANAKNDFAQMMKQKITLDAEYHYLHPDGRMLLFDVKGTPDICSNGRILSTVFVARDITERRQSEELLRYSDKLSVLGELAAGIAHEIRNPLTALKGFIQLMEGDKFANQQYLQIMRSEIDRITTITSELLIMAKPQALRFAPNGLLPLLSSVIKLLEPQALLKNVSILTDFPQVTSLILCEEYQIKQVFINIIKNGMEAMPSGGNLTIKVVERSSDVIIRISDQGQGIPAELLPRLGELFYSTKETGTGLGLMVSSKIIRDHGGTIDIASDVGKGTTVSISIPKALKPIVSFND